Proteins from a single region of Salipiger sp. H15:
- a CDS encoding acyl-CoA dehydrogenase: MPHYTAPVADLLFVLCDVLRIDRGVSDSTDRDTCAAILTEVARLAETRLAPLNRRGDLEGCRLENGVVRTPAGFPEAFAEVCAGGWYGLDCAPEHGGQGLPHMLHSAVGEILSGANMAFHIHAGLTHGAYSAIAAHGSAAQQALYLPKLANCRWTGTMNLTEPQCGTDLGLIRTRAEPVPGSDGRYKLHGTKIFISAGDHDLAENIVHLVLARLPDAPEGVKGLSLFLAPKFLPAADGSPGARNAVTATRIERKMGLHGNATCEMVYDGAEAELLGGPNQGLAAMFTMMNEERISVGLQGYAQAERALQGALTHARERRQGRAVTGAAQPGAEADPILVHPDVRRMLLDQQGFTEGARALTLWGAQLVDLARAGDAGAAARLSLVTPVIKGFLTDKGIESCLAAQQVLGGAGYIEEMGLSQILRDARVTAIYEGTNGVQALDLVARKLGADGGAALLALLGEIGGFAAAPAPEEIARDFLAPLRGALGHLQAAAFRLQSYGASDPEAALSGASDFLQLFGHVCLGYMWARMARAADALPGPARRAKLDAGRHYMSRQLPATALHLARIEAGAVAVLPLDAGAAE, encoded by the coding sequence ATGCCGCATTATACCGCCCCGGTCGCGGATCTGCTGTTCGTCCTCTGCGACGTGCTGCGGATCGACCGGGGCGTTTCCGATTCCACGGACCGCGACACCTGCGCCGCGATCCTCACCGAGGTGGCGCGGCTCGCCGAAACGCGGCTCGCCCCCCTCAACCGCCGCGGCGACCTCGAGGGCTGCCGCCTCGAGAACGGCGTGGTGCGCACCCCCGCCGGTTTCCCCGAGGCCTTCGCCGAGGTCTGCGCCGGCGGCTGGTACGGGCTCGACTGCGCGCCCGAGCACGGCGGGCAGGGCCTGCCGCACATGCTGCACAGCGCGGTGGGAGAGATCCTCTCGGGCGCCAACATGGCCTTCCACATCCATGCCGGGCTGACCCACGGCGCCTACAGCGCCATCGCCGCCCATGGCAGCGCCGCGCAGCAGGCGCTCTACCTGCCGAAGCTCGCCAACTGCCGCTGGACCGGCACGATGAACCTGACCGAGCCGCAATGCGGCACGGACCTCGGGCTCATCCGCACCCGCGCCGAGCCTGTGCCCGGCAGCGACGGGCGCTACAAGCTCCACGGCACGAAGATCTTCATCTCCGCCGGTGACCACGACCTTGCGGAGAACATCGTGCACCTCGTGCTGGCGCGGCTGCCGGACGCGCCCGAGGGGGTGAAGGGCCTGTCGCTCTTCCTTGCGCCGAAGTTTCTGCCCGCCGCCGACGGCAGCCCCGGCGCGCGCAATGCCGTCACCGCCACGAGGATCGAGCGCAAGATGGGGCTGCACGGCAACGCCACCTGCGAGATGGTCTACGACGGCGCCGAGGCCGAGCTGCTGGGCGGGCCGAACCAGGGGCTCGCCGCCATGTTCACCATGATGAACGAGGAGCGGATCAGCGTCGGGCTGCAGGGCTACGCCCAGGCCGAGCGCGCGCTGCAGGGGGCGCTGACCCATGCCCGCGAGCGCCGGCAGGGCCGCGCCGTCACCGGCGCCGCGCAGCCCGGGGCCGAGGCCGATCCCATCCTCGTCCACCCGGACGTGCGGCGCATGCTGCTCGACCAGCAGGGCTTCACCGAGGGCGCGCGGGCGTTGACGCTCTGGGGCGCGCAGCTGGTCGATCTGGCCCGCGCCGGCGATGCCGGGGCCGCCGCGCGCCTGTCGCTGGTCACGCCGGTGATCAAGGGCTTCCTCACCGACAAGGGCATCGAGAGCTGCCTTGCCGCGCAGCAGGTGCTGGGCGGGGCGGGCTACATCGAGGAGATGGGCCTGTCGCAGATCCTGCGCGACGCGCGGGTGACGGCGATCTACGAGGGCACCAACGGCGTGCAGGCGCTCGATCTCGTGGCGCGCAAGCTCGGCGCGGACGGCGGCGCGGCGCTCCTCGCGCTGCTGGGCGAGATCGGCGGGTTCGCCGCCGCGCCAGCGCCGGAGGAGATCGCGCGCGACTTCCTCGCCCCGCTGCGCGGCGCACTCGGGCACCTGCAGGCCGCGGCCTTCCGCCTCCAGTCGTATGGCGCAAGCGACCCCGAGGCGGCGCTCTCGGGCGCGAGCGACTTCCTGCAGCTCTTCGGCCATGTCTGCCTCGGCTACATGTGGGCGCGCATGGCGCGCGCCGCCGATGCCCTGCCCGGACCCGCGCGCCGCGCCAAGCTCGACGCCGGGCGCCACTACATGTCCCGGCAGCTGCCCGCCACGGCGCTGCATCTGGCGCGGATCGAGGCGGGGGCCGTCGCCGTTTTGCCGCTGGACGCCGGGGCCGCGGAATGA
- a CDS encoding glutathione S-transferase, with product MTIKLYCFGESGNAYKAALPLEFSGLDWEPVKVDFFNGATRTPEYRSEVNEMGEVPVLVDGEVTLTQSGVIQHYITEKTGKFGGTTPEEAREVLRWQFWDNHKLSSQAGMTRFLMNFLPPEKRPAEVITFTQGRLKAAYEVLNRHLDGRDWIVGDGATHADFCCCGYLFYPEPFGFEREGWANIDRWLGNIEALPGWKRPYDLMPGSPADRA from the coding sequence ATGACCATCAAGCTCTACTGCTTCGGCGAATCTGGAAATGCCTACAAGGCGGCGCTGCCGCTGGAGTTCTCGGGACTCGACTGGGAGCCGGTGAAGGTGGACTTCTTCAACGGTGCCACGCGCACGCCCGAATACCGCTCGGAGGTCAACGAGATGGGCGAGGTGCCGGTGCTGGTCGACGGCGAGGTCACCCTCACCCAGTCCGGGGTCATCCAGCACTACATCACCGAGAAGACCGGCAAGTTCGGCGGCACCACCCCCGAGGAGGCGCGCGAGGTGCTGCGCTGGCAGTTCTGGGACAACCACAAGCTCAGCAGCCAGGCGGGCATGACCCGCTTCCTGATGAACTTCCTGCCGCCCGAGAAGCGCCCGGCCGAGGTGATCACCTTCACCCAGGGCCGGCTCAAGGCGGCCTACGAGGTGCTGAACCGCCATCTCGACGGGCGCGACTGGATCGTCGGCGACGGCGCGACCCATGCGGATTTCTGCTGCTGCGGCTATCTCTTCTACCCCGAGCCCTTCGGCTTCGAGCGCGAGGGCTGGGCGAACATCGACCGCTGGCTCGGCAATATCGAGGCGCTGCCGGGCTGGAAGCGCCCCTATGACCTGATGCCCGGATCGCCCGCCGACAGGGCCTGA